The following are from one region of the Escherichia sp. E4742 genome:
- the nagA gene encoding N-acetylglucosamine-6-phosphate deacetylase, which yields MYALTQGRIFTGHEFLDDHAVVIADGLIKSVCPVAELPPEIEQRSLNGAILSPGFIDVQLNGCGGVQFNDTAEAVSVETLEIMQKANEKSGCTNYLPTLITTSDDLMKQGVRVMREYLAKHPNQALGLHLEGPWLNLVKKGTHNPSFVRKPDAALVDFLCENADVITKVTLAPEMVPAEVISKLANAGIVVSAGHSNATLKEAKAGFRAGITFATHLYNAMPYITGREPGLAGAILDEADIYCGIIADGLHVDYANIRNAKRLKGDKLCLVTDATAPAGANIEEFIFAGKTIYYRNGLCVDENGTLSGSSLTMIEGVRNLVEHCGIALDEVLRMATLYPARAIGVEKRLGTLAAGKVANLTAFTPDFKITRTIVNGNEVVTQ from the coding sequence ATGTATGCATTAACCCAGGGCCGGATTTTTACCGGTCATGAATTTCTTGATGACCATGCAGTTGTTATCGCTGATGGCCTGATTAAAAGCGTCTGCCCAGTAGCGGAACTGCCGCCAGAGATTGAACAACGTTCACTGAACGGGGCCATTCTCTCCCCCGGTTTTATTGATGTGCAGTTAAACGGCTGCGGCGGCGTACAGTTTAACGATACCGCTGAAGCAGTCAGCGTGGAAACGCTGGAAATCATGCAGAAAGCCAATGAGAAATCAGGCTGCACAAACTATTTGCCGACGCTTATCACCACCAGCGATGACCTGATGAAACAGGGCGTGCGCGTGATGCGTGAGTACCTGGCAAAACATCCGAATCAGGCATTAGGTTTACACCTGGAAGGCCCGTGGCTGAACCTGGTGAAAAAAGGCACTCATAACCCGAGCTTCGTGCGTAAACCCGATGCTGCGCTGGTTGATTTCCTGTGTGAAAACGCTGATGTGATTACTAAAGTTACCCTGGCACCGGAAATGGTTCCTGCGGAAGTCATCAGCAAACTGGCAAATGCCGGGATTGTGGTGTCTGCCGGTCACTCCAACGCGACGTTGAAAGAAGCGAAAGCCGGTTTCCGCGCGGGTATTACCTTTGCCACCCATCTGTATAACGCGATGCCGTATATTACTGGCCGTGAACCGGGGCTGGCAGGTGCAATTCTCGACGAAGCAGACATTTATTGCGGTATTATTGCCGATGGTCTGCACGTTGATTACGCCAACATTCGCAATGCCAAACGTCTGAAAGGCGACAAACTGTGTCTGGTCACTGACGCGACTGCGCCAGCAGGCGCCAATATTGAAGAGTTCATTTTTGCGGGTAAAACAATATACTACCGCAACGGACTTTGTGTGGATGAGAATGGTACGTTAAGTGGTTCATCCTTAACCATGATTGAAGGCGTGCGTAATCTGGTTGAACATTGCGGTATCGCACTGGATGAAGTGCTGCGTATGGCGACGCTCTATCCGGCTCGTGCGATTGGCGTTGAAAAACGTCTCGGCACTCTCGCCGCAGGTAAAGTGGCCAACCTGACCGCATTCACACCTGATTTTAAAATCACCAGGACCATCGTTAACGGTAACGAGGTCGTAACCCAATAA
- the nagD gene encoding ribonucleotide monophosphatase NagD, whose translation MTIKNVICDIDGVLMHDNVAVPGAAEFLHGIMDKGLPLVLLTNYPSQTGQDLANRFATAGVDVPDSVFYTSAMATADFLRRQEGKKAYVVGEGALIHELYKAGFTITDVNPDFVIVGETRSYNWDMMHKAAYFVANGARFIATNPDTHGRGFYPACGALCAGIEKISGRKPFYVGKPSPWIIRAALNKMQAHSEETVIVGDNLRTDILAGFQAGLETILVLSGVSSLDDIDSMPFRPSWIYPSVAEIDVI comes from the coding sequence ATGACCATTAAAAATGTAATTTGCGATATCGACGGCGTGCTGATGCACGATAACGTCGCCGTACCGGGTGCAGCGGAATTTTTGCACGGGATTATGGATAAAGGCCTGCCGCTGGTGTTGCTGACCAACTATCCTTCGCAGACCGGGCAAGATCTGGCGAACCGCTTTGCCACTGCCGGTGTCGATGTGCCGGACAGCGTGTTTTATACCTCCGCGATGGCAACCGCCGATTTCCTGCGTCGTCAGGAAGGTAAAAAAGCGTATGTGGTGGGCGAAGGCGCGCTGATTCATGAGCTGTACAAAGCCGGTTTCACTATTACCGATGTGAACCCTGATTTTGTGATTGTTGGCGAAACGCGTTCCTACAACTGGGACATGATGCATAAAGCGGCCTATTTCGTCGCTAATGGTGCACGCTTTATCGCCACCAACCCGGACACCCACGGGCGCGGTTTTTATCCCGCCTGTGGCGCGCTGTGCGCGGGCATTGAGAAAATCTCCGGACGTAAACCGTTCTATGTTGGTAAGCCCAGCCCGTGGATCATCCGTGCAGCATTAAACAAAATGCAGGCGCACTCGGAAGAAACGGTGATTGTCGGCGATAACCTGCGTACCGATATTCTGGCGGGCTTCCAGGCCGGTCTGGAGACGATTCTTGTGCTCTCCGGCGTTTCGTCGCTCGACGATATCGACAGTATGCCGTTCCGCCCCAGCTGGATTTATCCGTCGGTCGCTGAAATTGATGTTATCTGA
- the chiQ gene encoding ChiQ/YbfN family lipoprotein, whose translation MKKLILIAMMASGLVACAQSTAPQEDSRLKEAYSACINTAQGSPEKIEACQSVLNVLKKEKQHQQFAEQESVRVLDYQQCIQATQTGNDQAVKADCDKVWQEIRSNNK comes from the coding sequence ATGAAAAAACTGATTCTCATCGCCATGATGGCATCGGGGCTGGTGGCTTGTGCGCAATCAACCGCGCCACAGGAAGACAGCCGCCTGAAAGAGGCGTACAGCGCCTGTATCAATACCGCGCAAGGTTCGCCGGAAAAAATTGAAGCCTGTCAGAGCGTGTTAAACGTGCTGAAGAAAGAGAAACAACATCAGCAATTTGCCGAGCAGGAAAGCGTCCGCGTGCTGGATTATCAGCAGTGCATCCAGGCAACGCAAACCGGTAATGACCAGGCTGTGAAAGCCGATTGTGATAAGGTCTGGCAGGAAATTCGCAGTAATAACAAATAA
- the fur gene encoding ferric iron uptake transcriptional regulator — protein sequence MTDNNTALKKAGLKVTLPRLKILEVLQEPDNHHVSAEDLYKRLIDMGEEIGLATVYRVLNQFDDAGIVTRHNFEGGKSVFELTQQHHHDHLICLDCGKVIEFSDESIEARQREIAAKHGIRLTNHSLYLYGHCAEGDCREDEHAHEGK from the coding sequence ATGACTGATAACAATACCGCCCTAAAGAAAGCTGGCCTGAAAGTAACGCTTCCACGTTTAAAAATCCTGGAAGTTCTTCAGGAGCCGGACAACCATCACGTCAGTGCGGAAGATTTATACAAACGTCTGATTGATATGGGTGAAGAAATTGGTCTGGCTACGGTATATCGTGTACTGAACCAGTTTGACGACGCCGGTATCGTCACCCGCCACAATTTTGAAGGCGGCAAATCCGTATTTGAACTGACCCAGCAACATCACCACGATCACCTGATCTGCCTCGACTGCGGCAAGGTTATTGAATTTAGTGATGAATCAATCGAAGCGCGTCAGCGTGAAATTGCCGCAAAACATGGCATTCGCCTGACTAACCATAGTCTCTATCTTTACGGTCACTGTGCCGAAGGCGATTGCCGCGAAGATGAGCACGCGCACGAAGGCAAATAA
- the nagC gene encoding DNA-binding transcriptional regulator NagC, translating to MTPGGQAQIGNVDLVKQLNSAAVYRLIDQHGPISRIQIAEQSQLAPASVTKITRQLIERGLIKEVDQQASTGGRRAISIVTETRNFHAIGVRLGRHDATITLFDLSSKVLAEEHYPLPERTQQTLEHALLNAIAQFIDNHQRKLRELIAISVILPGLVDPDSGKIHYMPHIQVENWGLVEALEERFKVTCFVGHDIRSLALAEHYFGASQDCEDSILVRVHRGTGAGIISNGRIFIGRNGNVGEIGHIQVEPLGERCHCGNFGCLETIAANAAIEHRVLNLLKQGYQSRVPLDDCTIKTICKAANKGDSLASEVIEYVGRHLGKTIAIAINLFNPQKIVIAGEITEADKVLLPAIESCINTQALKAFRTNLPVVRSELDHRSAIGAFALVKRAMLNGILLQHLLEN from the coding sequence ATGACACCAGGCGGACAAGCTCAGATAGGTAATGTTGATCTCGTAAAACAGCTTAACAGCGCGGCGGTTTATCGCCTGATTGACCAGCATGGGCCAATCTCGCGAATTCAGATTGCTGAGCAAAGCCAGCTTGCCCCCGCCAGCGTAACCAAAATTACGCGTCAGCTTATCGAACGCGGGCTGATCAAAGAAGTTGATCAGCAGGCCTCCACCGGGGGCCGCCGCGCTATCTCTATCGTCACCGAAACCCGCAATTTCCACGCAATCGGCGTACGTCTCGGTCGTCACGACGCCACCATCACCCTGTTTGATCTCAGCAGCAAAGTTCTGGCAGAAGAACATTACCCACTACCAGAACGTACCCAGCAGACGCTGGAACATGCCCTGCTGAATGCCATTGCTCAGTTTATTGATAACCACCAGCGCAAGCTGCGGGAGCTGATCGCCATTTCAGTGATCCTGCCCGGGCTGGTCGACCCGGACAGCGGCAAAATTCACTACATGCCGCATATTCAGGTGGAAAACTGGGGGCTGGTTGAAGCACTGGAAGAGCGTTTTAAAGTGACCTGTTTTGTCGGCCACGATATCCGCAGTCTGGCGCTGGCAGAGCACTACTTCGGTGCAAGTCAGGATTGCGAAGACTCCATTCTGGTGCGAGTTCATCGCGGAACCGGGGCAGGAATCATCTCTAACGGGCGCATTTTTATCGGTCGCAACGGCAACGTCGGTGAAATTGGTCATATTCAGGTTGAACCGCTGGGAGAACGCTGCCACTGTGGCAACTTCGGCTGCCTGGAAACTATCGCTGCCAACGCTGCCATTGAACATCGGGTGTTGAATTTATTAAAGCAGGGCTACCAGAGCCGTGTGCCACTGGACGACTGCACCATCAAAACTATCTGCAAAGCCGCGAACAAAGGCGATAGCCTGGCCTCGGAAGTAATCGAGTATGTCGGTCGTCATCTGGGCAAAACCATCGCCATTGCTATCAACTTATTTAATCCGCAAAAAATTGTTATTGCCGGTGAAATCACCGAAGCCGATAAAGTGCTACTCCCTGCTATTGAAAGCTGCATTAATACTCAGGCACTGAAGGCGTTTCGCACTAATCTGCCGGTGGTACGTTCTGAGCTGGATCACCGCTCGGCAATCGGCGCTTTTGCGCTGGTAAAACGCGCCATGCTCAACGGTATTTTGCTCCAGCATTTGCTGGAAAATTAA
- the nagB gene encoding glucosamine-6-phosphate deaminase, producing the protein MRLIPLTTAEQVGKWAARHIVNRINAFKPTADRPFVLGLPTGGTPMTTYKALVEMHKAGQVSFKHVVTFNMDEYVGLPKEHPESYYSFMHRNFFDHVDIPAENINLLNGNAPDIDAECRQYEEKIRSYGKIHLFMGGVGNDGHIAFNEPASSLASRTRIKTLTHDTRVANSRFFDNDVNQVPKYALTVGVGTLLDAEEVMILVLGSQKALALQAAVEGCVNHMWTISCLQLHPKAIMVCDEPSTMELKVKTLRYFNELEAENIKGL; encoded by the coding sequence ATGAGACTGATCCCCCTGACTACCGCTGAACAGGTCGGCAAATGGGCTGCTCGCCATATCGTTAATCGTATTAATGCGTTCAAACCGACAGCCGATCGTCCGTTTGTGCTTGGCCTGCCGACTGGCGGCACGCCGATGACCACCTATAAAGCGTTAGTCGAAATGCATAAAGCAGGCCAGGTCAGCTTTAAGCACGTTGTCACCTTCAACATGGACGAATATGTCGGTCTGCCGAAAGAGCATCCGGAAAGCTACTACAGTTTCATGCACCGTAACTTCTTCGATCACGTTGATATTCCAGCAGAAAATATCAACCTGCTCAACGGCAATGCCCCAGATATCGACGCCGAATGCCGCCAATATGAAGAAAAAATCCGCTCTTACGGCAAAATCCACCTGTTTATGGGCGGTGTAGGTAACGACGGTCACATTGCATTTAACGAACCAGCCTCTTCTCTCGCCTCTCGCACCCGTATCAAAACCCTGACACATGACACTCGCGTCGCAAACTCTCGTTTCTTTGATAACGATGTGAATCAGGTGCCAAAATATGCGCTGACCGTAGGTGTGGGTACACTGCTGGATGCCGAAGAAGTGATGATTCTGGTGCTGGGCAGCCAGAAAGCACTGGCACTGCAGGCCGCAGTTGAAGGTTGCGTTAACCACATGTGGACCATCAGCTGTCTGCAACTGCATCCGAAAGCCATCATGGTGTGTGATGAACCATCCACCATGGAGCTAAAAGTTAAGACTTTAAGATATTTCAACGAATTAGAAGCAGAAAATATCAAAGGTCTGTAA
- the nagE gene encoding PTS N-acetyl glucosamine transporter subunit IIABC produces the protein MNILGFFQRLGRALQLPIAVLPVAALLLRFGQPDLLNVAFIAQAGGAIFDNLALIFAIGVASSWSKDSAGAAALAGAVGYFVLTKAMVTINPEINMGVLAGIITGLVGGAAYNRWSDIKLPDFLSFFGGKRFVPIATGFFCLVLAAIFGYVWPPVQHAIHAGGEWIVSAGALGSGIFGFINRLLIPTGLHQVLNTIAWFQIGEFTNSAGTVFHGDINRFYAGDGTAGMFMSGFFPIMMFGLPGAALAMYFAAPKERRPMVGGMLLSVAITAFLTGVTEPLEFLFMFLAPLLYLLHALLTGISLFVATLLGIHAGFSFSAGAIDYALMYNLPAASQNVWMLLVMGVVFFAIYFVVFSAVIRMFNLKTPGREDKDDEIVTEEANSNTEEGLTQLATNYIAAVGGSDNLKAIDACITRLRLTVADSARVNDAMCKRLGASGVVKLNKQTIQVIVGAKAESIGDAMKKVVARGPVAAASAEAAPATAAPVAKPQAVPNAVSIAELVSPITGDVVALDQVPDEAFASKAVGDGVAVKPTDKIVVSPAAGTIVKIFNTNHAFCLETEKGAEIVVHMGIDTVALEGKGFKRLVEEGAQVSAGQPILEMDLDYLNANARSMISPVVCSNIDDFSGLIIKAQGHVVAGQTPLYEIKK, from the coding sequence ATGAATATTTTAGGTTTTTTCCAGCGACTCGGTAGGGCGTTACAGCTCCCTATCGCGGTGCTGCCGGTGGCGGCACTGTTGCTGCGATTCGGCCAGCCAGATTTACTTAATGTTGCGTTTATTGCCCAGGCAGGCGGCGCGATTTTTGATAACCTGGCGTTGATCTTTGCGATCGGCGTGGCCTCCAGCTGGTCTAAAGACAGTGCAGGTGCAGCTGCGTTGGCGGGTGCGGTTGGTTACTTTGTGTTAACTAAAGCGATGGTGACCATCAACCCAGAAATTAACATGGGGGTTCTGGCAGGTATCATTACCGGTCTGGTCGGTGGTGCAGCCTATAACCGTTGGTCTGATATTAAACTGCCGGACTTCCTGAGCTTCTTCGGCGGCAAACGTTTTGTGCCGATCGCCACCGGCTTCTTCTGTCTGGTGCTGGCGGCCATTTTTGGTTACGTCTGGCCACCGGTGCAGCACGCTATTCATGCAGGCGGCGAGTGGATCGTTTCTGCGGGCGCGCTGGGTTCCGGTATCTTCGGCTTCATCAACCGTCTGCTGATCCCAACCGGTTTGCATCAGGTACTGAACACCATCGCCTGGTTCCAGATTGGTGAATTCACCAACTCTGCGGGTACGGTTTTCCACGGTGACATCAACCGCTTCTATGCGGGCGACGGCACTGCGGGGATGTTCATGTCTGGCTTCTTCCCGATCATGATGTTCGGTCTGCCAGGTGCGGCGCTGGCGATGTACTTCGCAGCACCGAAAGAGCGTCGCCCGATGGTTGGCGGGATGCTGCTTTCTGTTGCTATCACCGCGTTCCTGACCGGTGTGACTGAGCCGCTGGAATTCCTGTTTATGTTCCTTGCTCCGCTGCTGTACCTCCTGCACGCACTGCTGACGGGTATCAGTCTGTTTGTGGCAACGTTGCTGGGGATCCACGCGGGCTTCTCCTTCTCTGCGGGCGCTATCGACTACGCGTTGATGTACAACCTGCCAGCAGCCAGCCAGAACGTCTGGATGCTGCTGGTGATGGGCGTTGTTTTCTTCGCTATCTACTTTGTGGTGTTCAGTGCGGTTATCCGTATGTTCAACCTGAAAACGCCAGGTCGTGAAGATAAAGATGACGAGATCGTTACTGAAGAAGCGAACAGCAATACCGAAGAAGGCTTAACTCAACTGGCAACCAACTACATTGCGGCAGTGGGTGGTAGTGACAATCTAAAAGCGATTGACGCCTGTATTACTCGTCTGCGCTTGACTGTGGCTGACTCAGCTCGCGTCAACGATGCAATGTGTAAACGTCTGGGTGCCTCTGGTGTGGTGAAACTGAACAAACAGACCATCCAGGTGATTGTCGGCGCGAAAGCAGAATCCATCGGCGATGCGATGAAGAAAGTCGTTGCTCGTGGCCCGGTAGCTGCTGCTTCTGCTGAAGCTGCTCCGGCAACTGCCGCTCCGGTAGCGAAACCGCAGGCTGTACCAAACGCAGTGTCTATCGCTGAGCTGGTATCGCCAATTACCGGTGATGTTGTCGCACTGGATCAGGTGCCAGACGAAGCGTTCGCCAGCAAAGCTGTGGGCGACGGTGTGGCGGTGAAACCGACGGATAAGATCGTTGTATCACCAGCGGCGGGAACCATCGTGAAAATCTTCAACACCAACCACGCGTTCTGCCTTGAAACTGAAAAAGGCGCAGAGATCGTCGTCCACATGGGTATCGACACCGTAGCGCTGGAAGGTAAAGGCTTTAAACGTCTGGTGGAAGAGGGCGCGCAGGTAAGCGCAGGGCAACCGATTCTGGAAATGGATCTGGATTACCTGAACGCTAACGCCCGCTCGATGATTAGCCCGGTGGTTTGCAGCAATATCGACGATTTCAGCGGCTTGATCATTAAAGCTCAGGGCCATGTTGTGGCGGGTCAAACACCGCTGTATGAAATCAAAAAGTAA
- the glnS gene encoding glutamine--tRNA ligase, giving the protein MSEAEARPTNFIRQIIDEDLASGKHTTVHTRFPPEPNGYLHIGHAKSICLNFGIAQDYKGQCNLRFDDTNPVKEDIEYVDSIKNDVEWLGFHWSGNVRYSSDYFDQLHAYAVELINKGLAYVDELTPEQIREYRGTLTQPGKNSPYRDRSVEENLALFEKMRTGGFEEGKACLRAKIDMASPFIVMRDPVLYRIKFAEHHQTGNKWCIYPMYDFTHCISDALEGITHSLCTLEFQDNRRLYDWVLDNITIPVHPRQYEFSRLNLEYTVMSKRKLNQLVTEKHVEGWDDPRMPTISGLRRRGYTAASIREFCKRIGVTKQDNTIEMASLESCIREDLNENAPRAMAVIDPVKLVIENYQGEGEMVTMPNHPNKPEMGSRQVPFSGEIWIDRADFREEANKQYKRLVLGKEVRLRNAYVIKAERVEKDAEGNITTIFCTYDADTLSKDPADGRKVKGVIHWVSAAHALPVEIRLYDRLFSVPNPGAADDFLSVINQDSLVIKQGFAEPSLKDAVAGKAFQFEREGYFCLDSRHSTAEKPVFNRTVGLRDTWAKVGE; this is encoded by the coding sequence ATGAGTGAGGCAGAAGCCCGCCCGACTAACTTTATTCGTCAGATCATCGATGAAGATCTGGCCAGTGGTAAGCACACCACAGTACACACCCGTTTCCCGCCGGAGCCGAATGGCTATCTGCATATTGGCCATGCGAAATCTATCTGCCTGAACTTCGGGATCGCCCAGGACTATAAAGGCCAGTGCAACCTGCGTTTCGACGACACTAACCCGGTAAAAGAAGATATCGAATATGTCGATTCGATCAAAAACGACGTTGAGTGGTTAGGTTTTCACTGGTCTGGTAACGTCCGTTACTCCTCCGATTATTTTGATCAGCTCCACGCCTATGCTGTTGAACTGATCAATAAAGGCCTGGCGTACGTTGATGAACTGACGCCGGAACAGATCCGCGAATATCGTGGCACCCTGACGCAGCCGGGTAAAAACAGCCCGTACCGCGACCGCAGCGTTGAAGAGAACCTGGCGCTGTTCGAAAAAATGCGTACCGGTGGTTTTGAAGAAGGTAAAGCCTGCCTGCGCGCGAAAATCGACATGGCTTCGCCGTTTATCGTGATGCGCGATCCGGTGCTGTACCGCATTAAATTTGCTGAACACCACCAGACCGGCAACAAGTGGTGCATCTACCCGATGTACGACTTCACCCACTGCATCAGCGATGCGCTGGAAGGCATTACGCACTCTCTGTGTACGCTGGAGTTCCAGGATAACCGCCGTCTGTACGACTGGGTACTGGACAACATCACCATTCCTGTTCATCCGCGCCAGTACGAATTCTCGCGCCTGAATCTGGAATACACCGTGATGTCCAAGCGTAAGCTGAACCAACTGGTCACCGAAAAGCACGTAGAAGGTTGGGATGATCCGCGTATGCCGACCATTTCCGGTCTGCGTCGTCGTGGTTACACTGCGGCTTCTATTCGTGAGTTCTGCAAACGCATTGGCGTGACCAAGCAGGACAACACCATTGAGATGGCATCGCTGGAATCCTGCATTCGTGAAGATCTCAACGAGAACGCGCCACGTGCAATGGCAGTTATCGATCCGGTGAAACTGGTTATCGAAAACTATCAGGGCGAAGGCGAAATGGTCACCATGCCGAACCATCCGAATAAACCGGAAATGGGCAGCCGTCAGGTGCCGTTTAGCGGTGAGATTTGGATCGATCGCGCCGATTTCCGCGAAGAAGCTAACAAGCAGTACAAGCGTCTGGTGCTGGGTAAAGAAGTGCGTCTGCGTAATGCTTACGTCATTAAGGCAGAGCGCGTAGAGAAAGATGCCGAAGGCAATATTACCACCATCTTCTGTACTTATGACGCCGACACCTTAAGCAAAGATCCGGCTGATGGTCGTAAAGTTAAAGGCGTTATTCACTGGGTAAGCGCGGCACATGCGCTGCCGGTTGAAATCCGCCTGTACGATCGTCTGTTCAGTGTGCCGAATCCAGGCGCTGCGGATGATTTCCTGTCGGTGATTAACCAGGATTCTCTGGTCATCAAACAGGGCTTTGCTGAACCGTCTCTGAAAGATGCGGTGGCAGGTAAAGCATTCCAGTTTGAGCGTGAAGGTTATTTCTGCCTCGACAGCCGCCATTCCACAGCGGAAAAACCGGTATTTAACCGCACCGTTGGGCTGCGTGATACCTGGGCGAAAGTAGGCGAGTAA
- the fldA gene encoding flavodoxin FldA, with product MAITGIFFGSDTGNTENIAKMIQKQLGKDVADVHDIAKSSKEDLEAYDILLLGIPTWYYGEAQCDWDDFFPTLEEIDFNGKLVALFGCGDQEDYAEYFCDALGTIRDIIEPRGATIVGHWPTAGYHFEASKGLADDDHFVGLAIDEDRQPELTAERVEKWVKQISEELHLDEIINA from the coding sequence ATGGCTATCACTGGCATCTTTTTCGGCAGCGACACCGGTAATACCGAAAATATCGCAAAAATGATTCAAAAACAGCTTGGTAAAGACGTTGCCGATGTCCATGACATTGCAAAAAGCAGCAAAGAAGATCTGGAAGCTTATGACATTCTTCTGCTGGGCATCCCAACCTGGTACTATGGCGAAGCACAGTGTGACTGGGACGACTTCTTCCCGACTCTCGAAGAGATTGATTTCAATGGTAAACTAGTTGCGCTGTTTGGCTGTGGCGACCAGGAAGATTACGCAGAATATTTCTGCGACGCCTTAGGCACCATTCGTGACATCATTGAACCGCGCGGCGCGACCATCGTCGGTCACTGGCCAACTGCGGGCTACCATTTCGAAGCATCAAAAGGTCTGGCGGATGATGACCACTTTGTCGGCCTGGCTATCGACGAAGACCGTCAGCCAGAACTGACCGCCGAACGTGTAGAAAAATGGGTAAAACAAATTTCTGAAGAACTGCATCTCGACGAAATTATCAATGCCTGA
- the uof gene encoding fur leader peptide, which yields MIRIISRANSVTSPNEVNRLVTGQIPHD from the coding sequence ATGATACGCATTATCTCAAGAGCAAATTCTGTCACTTCTCCTAATGAAGTGAACCGCTTAGTAACAGGACAGATTCCGCATGACTGA
- the chiP gene encoding chitoporin ChiP, which translates to MRTFSGKRSTLALAIAGVTAMSGFMAMPEARAEGFIDDSTLTGGIYYWQRERDRKDVTDGDKYKTNLSHSTWNANLDFQSGYAADMFGLDIAAFTAIEMAENGDSSHPNEIAFSKSNKAYDEDWSGDKSGISLYKAAAKFKYGPVWARAGYIQPTGQTLLAPHWSFMPGTYQGAEAGANFDYGDAGALSFSYMWTNEYKAPWHLEMDEFYQNDKTTKVDYLHSIGAKYDFKNNFVLEAAFGQAEGYIDQYFAKASYKFDIAGSPLTTSYQFYGTRDKVDDRSVNDLYDGTAWLQALTFGYRAADVVDLRLEGTWVKADGQQGYFLQRMTPTYASSNGRLDIWWDNRSDFNANGEKAVFFGAMYDLKNWNLPGFAIGASYVYAWDAKPATWQSNPDAYYDKNRTIEESAYSLDAVYTIQDGRAKGTLFKLHFTEYDNHSDIPSWGGGYGNIFQDERDVKFMVIAPFTIF; encoded by the coding sequence ATGCGTACGTTTAGTGGCAAACGTAGTACGCTGGCGCTGGCTATCGCCGGTGTTACAGCAATGTCGGGCTTTATGGCAATGCCGGAGGCTCGCGCCGAAGGATTCATCGACGATTCAACCTTAACCGGTGGTATCTATTACTGGCAGCGTGAACGTGACCGTAAAGATGTTACCGACGGCGACAAATACAAAACCAACCTTTCTCACTCCACCTGGAATGCCAACCTCGATTTTCAGTCCGGTTATGCTGCTGATATGTTCGGCCTTGATATTGCCGCGTTTACGGCGATTGAAATGGCGGAAAACGGCGACAGCTCCCACCCGAACGAAATCGCGTTTTCAAAAAGTAATAAAGCCTATGACGAAGACTGGTCCGGCGACAAAAGCGGTATAAGCCTGTATAAAGCAGCGGCCAAATTTAAATACGGTCCGGTGTGGGCGAGGGCAGGTTACATTCAGCCAACTGGTCAAACGCTGTTAGCGCCGCACTGGAGCTTTATGCCGGGTACTTATCAGGGTGCGGAAGCCGGGGCGAATTTTGATTACGGCGATGCTGGTGCGTTGAGTTTCTCCTACATGTGGACCAACGAATACAAAGCGCCGTGGCATCTGGAAATGGATGAGTTTTATCAGAACGATAAAACCACCAAAGTTGATTATCTGCACTCCATCGGTGCGAAATACGACTTCAAAAATAACTTCGTGCTGGAAGCGGCGTTTGGTCAGGCGGAAGGGTATATCGATCAGTACTTTGCCAAAGCCAGCTATAAATTTGATATCGCCGGTAGCCCGCTAACCACCAGCTACCAATTCTACGGTACGCGCGATAAAGTTGACGATCGCAGCGTCAACGATCTTTACGACGGCACTGCCTGGTTGCAGGCGTTGACCTTTGGTTACCGGGCGGCTGACGTAGTGGATTTGCGCCTCGAAGGCACCTGGGTTAAAGCTGACGGTCAGCAGGGATACTTCCTGCAACGTATGACCCCAACCTACGCTTCCTCGAACGGTCGCCTGGATATCTGGTGGGATAACCGTTCTGACTTTAACGCCAACGGCGAAAAAGCGGTCTTCTTCGGCGCGATGTATGACCTGAAAAACTGGAATCTTCCAGGCTTTGCCATCGGCGCTTCCTACGTTTACGCATGGGATGCTAAACCTGCGACCTGGCAGAGCAATCCAGATGCGTACTACGACAAGAACCGGACTATCGAAGAGTCAGCTTACAGCCTGGATGCGGTCTACACCATTCAGGACGGTCGCGCCAAAGGCACGTTGTTCAAACTGCACTTCACCGAATACGACAACCACTCCGACATCCCAAGCTGGGGCGGCGGTTACGGTAACATCTTCCAGGATGAGCGCGACGTGAAATTCATGGTAATCGCACCATTCACCATCTTCTGA